One window of the Trifolium pratense cultivar HEN17-A07 linkage group LG2, ARS_RC_1.1, whole genome shotgun sequence genome contains the following:
- the LOC123911516 gene encoding APO protein 1, chloroplastic: MVFIGYHLSASNSYSSTFKFKFQQFDKCRSTLPGVIICANRKLRPDESVWRPKQSTQNVDFPPKLPKGKKKPYPIPFNEIKQAAKMERKLTSKGIEKPLEPPKNGLLVPDLVPVAYEVFDAWKLLIKGLSELLHVIPVYGCSECSEVHVAPTGHCILDCEGRTSSTRHSSHAWVKGTVNDIIVPIESYHLFDPFGRRVMHDTRFEYDRIPAVVELCIQAGVDIPEFPSRRRSNPIRMFGKKVIDKGGNLEEPESLHVAKSSAILDFDTYRACERFPPPPLSDIPKIAQETIDAYQIVKKGVRKLMKKYTVKACGYCSEVHVGPWGHNAKLCGSFKHQWRDGKHGWQDATIDEVLPPNYVWHVRDINGPPIQSKLKRYYGKAPAVVEVCVQAGASIPVEYKPMMRLDIVIPDTDEAAMIA, from the exons ATGGTGTTTATAGGGTATCACTTATCAGCTTCTAACTCATACTCTTCTACTTTCAAG TTTAAGTTTCAACAATTTGACAAGTGTAGATCGACATTACCTGGAGTTATAATTTGTGCTAATCGGAAGCTTAGACCTGACGAATCTGTGTGGAGACCAAAACAGTCAACACAAAATGTTGATTTCCCACCGAAGTTACCAAAAGGGAAGAAAAAACCATACCCTATTCCCTTTAATGAAATCAAACAAGCTGCAAAGATGGAACGAAAACTTACTAGCAAGGGAATAGAGAAACCTCTTGAACCTCCAAAGAATGGATTGCTTGTTCCAGACCTAGTTCCCGTTGCTTATGAAGTATTTGATGCTTGGAAGCTTTTGATTAAAGGCCTTTCCGAGTTATTGCATGTCATTCCTGTATATGGCTGTAG TGAATGCTCGGAAGTTCATGTGGCTCCCACGGGTCACTGCATTCTAGATTGCGAAGGTCGAACAAGTTCAACGCGTCATAGTTCCCATGCTTGGGTCAAGGGTACCGTCAATGATATAATTGTCCCAATTGAGTCCTATCATCTTTTTGACCCATTTGGTAGGCGCGTTATGCACGATACACGGTTTGAATATGACCGGATTCCAGCTGTTGTCGAGCTCTGCATTCAAGCTGGCGTGGATATCCCAGAGTTTCCTTCACGCCGAAGGAGTAATCCCATACGAATGTTTGGGAAAAAAGTAATTGACAAAGGTGGAAATCTAGAGGAGCCTGAGTCATTGCACGTTGCAAAGTCCTCTGCCATCCTTGACTTTGATACTTACCGAGCTTGCGAGCGGTTTCCACCTCCACCGTTGTCAGACATACCTAAAATCGCCCAAGAAACAATCGATGCATATCAAATTGTTAAAAAGGGTGTTAGgaagttgatgaagaaataCACAGTGAAAGCATGTGGTTATTGTTCGGAGGTTCATGTGGGACCGTGGGGTCACAATGCAAAACTTTGCGGATCCTTTAAGCATCAATGGAGAGATGGAAAACATGGTTGGCAAGATGCTACTATAGATGAAGTTTTACCTCCAAACTATGTGTGGCATGTTAGAGACATTAATGGACCTCCCATTCAATCCAAACTGAAGAGATATTATGGAAAGGCTCCTGCTGTTGTAGAAGTGTGTGTGCAAGCTGGTGCGAGTATACCAGTTGAGTACAAGCCAATGATGAGGCTTGACATTGTTATTCCAGACACCGATGAGGCGGCAATGATTGCTTGA